In Streptomyces sp. NBC_00414, a single window of DNA contains:
- a CDS encoding glycoside hydrolase family 16 protein, producing MASPRLLRKCLLAALPAALVAAASVAPAAHADPTPRAAQAVTFSDTFDGAAGSGVDQGKWQVETGDNVNNHERQYYTAGNNNAKLDGQGHLVIEARRENPANYQCWYGSCEYTSARLNTSGKFTATYGHVEARMKIPRGQGIWPAFWMLGQDIGDVGWPNSGEIDIMENVGFEPGTVHGTLHGPGYSGSGGIGAGYSLPNGQAFADAFHTFAVDWAPDRITWSVDGTVYQTRTPADLNGNTWVFDKPFFLILNLAVGGYWPGDPDGSTSFPQQLVVDEVKVTTSDG from the coding sequence GTGGCTTCCCCACGTCTGCTCCGCAAATGCCTTCTCGCAGCGCTGCCCGCCGCCCTCGTCGCGGCCGCGTCCGTCGCCCCCGCCGCCCATGCGGACCCCACTCCGCGGGCGGCCCAGGCCGTGACGTTCTCCGACACCTTCGACGGGGCCGCCGGTTCCGGTGTCGACCAGGGCAAGTGGCAGGTCGAGACCGGCGACAACGTCAACAACCACGAGCGCCAGTACTACACGGCGGGCAACAACAACGCGAAGCTCGACGGCCAGGGCCACCTGGTCATCGAGGCCCGCCGTGAGAATCCTGCCAACTACCAGTGCTGGTACGGGTCGTGCGAGTACACCTCGGCGCGGCTCAACACCTCCGGCAAGTTCACCGCCACGTACGGGCACGTCGAGGCGCGGATGAAGATCCCGCGCGGCCAGGGCATCTGGCCCGCGTTCTGGATGCTCGGCCAGGACATCGGCGACGTCGGCTGGCCCAACTCCGGTGAGATCGACATCATGGAGAACGTCGGCTTCGAACCAGGAACCGTGCACGGCACCCTGCACGGCCCCGGCTACTCCGGCTCCGGCGGCATAGGCGCGGGCTACTCGCTGCCGAACGGCCAGGCGTTCGCGGACGCCTTCCACACCTTCGCGGTGGACTGGGCACCTGACAGGATCACCTGGTCCGTGGACGGCACCGTCTACCAGACCCGCACGCCGGCCGACCTGAACGGAAACACCTGGGTCTTCGACAAGCCGTTCTTCCTGATCCTCAACCTCGCTGTCGGCGGCTACTGGCCCGGCGACCCCGACGGTTCGACCAGCTTCCCGCAGCAACTGGTCGTCGACGAGGTGAAGGTGACGACCAGCGACGGCTGA
- the argB gene encoding acetylglutamate kinase produces MTDAVTDVAASVGLAERLVALEPLRGHTVVVKYGGHAMTDDTLRRAFAQDVLTLYRAGVRPVVVHGGGPQIAAHLDRLGLKSDFLDGLRVTTPETMEVVRMVLSGKVQKDLVGLLNEHGPHAVGLSGEDGHTLTAVKRYAEVAGERVDIGLVGDVARVNTAVVRLLLEGGHIPVISSVGRGEDGQVYNVNADTAAGAVAVALGTRVLVVLTDVPGLYADWPRSDRVVDRIGAGELERVLPALNGGMGPKMEACLRAVRGGVGVARVLDGRAPHALLDGLVGAAGSGTTIVPDPAASASSVPSAPSASSVTAAHPVAR; encoded by the coding sequence ATGACGGACGCGGTGACCGATGTCGCCGCGTCCGTCGGTCTCGCCGAGCGTCTCGTGGCGCTGGAGCCCCTGCGCGGACACACCGTCGTCGTCAAGTACGGCGGCCACGCGATGACCGACGACACGCTCCGGCGGGCCTTCGCACAGGACGTCCTGACCCTGTACAGGGCGGGCGTCCGGCCGGTCGTGGTGCACGGCGGCGGTCCGCAGATCGCCGCCCACCTGGACCGCCTCGGGCTCAAGTCCGACTTCCTCGACGGGCTTCGGGTCACCACCCCCGAGACCATGGAGGTCGTACGGATGGTGCTGTCCGGCAAGGTCCAGAAAGACCTGGTCGGACTGCTCAACGAGCACGGGCCGCACGCGGTCGGCCTCAGCGGCGAGGACGGGCACACCCTCACCGCCGTCAAGCGGTACGCCGAAGTGGCCGGTGAGCGCGTGGACATCGGGCTGGTCGGTGATGTCGCACGGGTCAACACCGCTGTCGTGCGACTGTTGTTGGAGGGCGGCCACATCCCGGTGATCTCCTCCGTCGGCCGGGGCGAGGACGGGCAGGTCTACAACGTCAACGCGGACACGGCCGCCGGTGCGGTGGCTGTCGCGTTGGGGACGCGGGTTCTGGTCGTTCTGACCGATGTGCCCGGGCTGTATGCCGACTGGCCCCGCTCCGATCGGGTCGTCGACCGGATCGGAGCGGGGGAGTTGGAGCGGGTGCTGCCCGCGTTGAACGGCGGTATGGGGCCGAAGATGGAGGCGTGTCTGCGGGCCGTTCGGGGCGGGGTGGGCGTTGCCCGGGTTCTTGACGGGCGGGCGCCGCATGCCCTGCTTGACGGGCTGGTCGGCGCCGCCGGATCCGGCACGACGATCGTGCCGGACCCGGCGGCCTCCGCGTCGTCCGTGCCTTCCGCGCCCTCCGCGTCCTCGGTGACGGCGGCGCATCCGGTGGCCCGGTGA
- a CDS encoding methionyl-tRNA formyltransferase, producing MRVVMFGYQTWGHRTLQALLDSDHEVVLAVTHPKSDHVYEKIWDDSVADLAEKHGVPVLLRNRPDDPELLAALKDAEPDLIVANNWRTVLPPEVFDLPPHGTLNIHDSLLPAYAGFSPLIWALINGEREVGVTAHRMNAELDAGDVLLQRAVPVGAADTVADLFHRTVDLIGPVVNESLDLIASGRAQWIPQDRSRASFFHKRSLEDSRIDWTWPAEDIERLVRAQCDPYPNAFTHHRGQRIRIVESAVSEGRYGGTPGRIFIREGDGVVIVAGTEARNGRLRGLVVKRVRTEDGTEHAATDYFRTMGGYLTARP from the coding sequence ATGCGGGTCGTCATGTTCGGCTACCAGACCTGGGGGCATCGCACCCTTCAGGCTCTGTTGGACTCCGACCACGAGGTGGTCCTGGCCGTGACCCACCCCAAGAGCGACCACGTGTACGAGAAGATCTGGGACGACTCGGTGGCCGACCTGGCCGAGAAGCACGGCGTACCGGTGCTGCTGCGCAACCGGCCCGACGACCCCGAGCTCCTCGCCGCGCTGAAGGACGCGGAGCCGGACCTGATCGTCGCGAACAACTGGCGCACGGTGCTGCCTCCGGAGGTCTTCGACCTGCCGCCCCACGGCACGCTCAACATCCACGACTCGCTGCTCCCGGCCTACGCGGGCTTCTCCCCGCTGATCTGGGCGCTGATCAACGGCGAGCGGGAGGTCGGTGTCACCGCGCACCGGATGAACGCCGAACTCGACGCCGGTGACGTCCTGCTGCAGCGCGCTGTGCCGGTCGGCGCGGCGGACACCGTCGCCGACCTGTTCCACCGCACGGTCGACCTGATCGGCCCGGTCGTGAACGAGTCGCTCGACCTCATCGCCTCGGGCCGCGCCCAGTGGATACCGCAGGACCGCAGCCGGGCCAGCTTCTTCCACAAGCGGTCCCTGGAGGACAGCCGGATCGACTGGACGTGGCCGGCCGAGGACATCGAGCGGCTGGTACGGGCCCAGTGCGACCCGTACCCGAACGCCTTCACGCACCACCGCGGGCAGCGGATCCGGATCGTCGAGTCCGCGGTCTCGGAGGGCCGTTACGGCGGCACCCCGGGGCGGATCTTCATCCGGGAGGGCGACGGAGTGGTCATCGTCGCCGGTACCGAGGCGAGGAACGGCCGGCTGCGCGGGCTGGTCGTCAAGCGTGTCCGCACCGAGGACGGGACGGAGCACGCGGCGACGGACTATTTCCGCACGATGGGCGGCTACCTGACCGCTCGCCCGTGA
- a CDS encoding lysine N(6)-hydroxylase/L-ornithine N(5)-oxygenase family protein, translating into MNALHDEPDAVLDVLGIGFGPSNLALAIAVEEHNAQAAPENRIRAGFLERQPSFGWHRGMLIEDATMQVSFLKDLVTMRNPTSDFSFLCFLRERGRMVDFLNAKTLFPLRIEFHEYFEWAAARVAHLVDYSDEVVSVEPVTGPDGEIRWLDVVSSVPGEPGRTITRRARNISVAVGLEPHLPPDTALSDRIWHNSQLVPRVRELNESGQPVGRVLVLGAGQSAAEALDYLHGSFPEAEICAIFAKYGYTPADDSPFANRIFDPEAVDVYFRSTPEVKQSLVDYHRSTNYSVVDMDLIESLYATMYREKVQGRERLQLRNVSRIRDVRSFDDHLEVTVEYLPTGEREVLSADLLVHATGYRPRDLDTLLGRTAKLCLRDDKDAVRVGRDHRVELTPDVSAGIYLQGATEHTHGLTSTLLSTTAVRSGEILESLIAHRAADLAVPAG; encoded by the coding sequence GTGAACGCACTGCACGACGAACCGGACGCCGTCCTTGACGTGCTCGGTATAGGGTTTGGGCCGTCAAATCTCGCGCTGGCCATCGCGGTTGAGGAACACAACGCCCAAGCCGCTCCGGAGAACCGGATCCGCGCGGGATTCCTGGAGCGCCAGCCGTCGTTCGGCTGGCACCGGGGAATGCTCATCGAAGACGCCACGATGCAGGTCTCCTTTCTCAAGGACCTGGTCACCATGCGCAACCCGACCAGCGACTTCAGCTTCCTGTGTTTCCTGCGGGAGCGGGGCAGGATGGTGGACTTCCTCAACGCCAAGACACTGTTCCCCCTGCGGATCGAGTTCCACGAGTACTTCGAGTGGGCCGCCGCCCGGGTGGCGCACCTCGTCGACTACTCGGACGAGGTCGTGTCCGTCGAGCCGGTGACCGGCCCCGACGGGGAGATCCGCTGGCTGGACGTCGTCAGCAGCGTGCCCGGTGAACCCGGGCGGACCATCACGCGACGGGCCCGGAACATCTCGGTGGCCGTCGGCCTGGAGCCGCATCTGCCGCCGGACACGGCCCTGTCGGACCGCATCTGGCACAACAGCCAGCTCGTGCCGCGCGTCCGTGAGCTGAACGAGTCCGGGCAGCCGGTGGGCCGCGTCCTGGTGCTCGGGGCGGGCCAGAGCGCCGCCGAGGCGCTCGACTACCTGCACGGTTCCTTCCCCGAGGCGGAGATCTGCGCGATCTTCGCCAAGTACGGGTACACGCCCGCCGACGACAGCCCGTTCGCCAACCGGATCTTCGACCCGGAGGCCGTGGACGTCTACTTCCGGTCCACGCCGGAGGTGAAACAGTCCCTGGTCGACTACCACCGCAGCACCAACTACTCGGTGGTCGACATGGATCTCATCGAGTCGCTGTACGCGACGATGTACCGCGAGAAGGTCCAGGGCCGTGAGCGGCTGCAACTGCGCAACGTGTCCCGCATCCGGGACGTACGCAGCTTCGACGACCACTTGGAGGTCACCGTCGAGTATCTCCCCACCGGGGAACGGGAGGTGCTCTCCGCGGACCTGCTGGTCCACGCGACGGGCTACCGCCCCAGAGACCTCGACACCCTGCTGGGCCGAACCGCGAAACTCTGCCTGCGGGACGACAAGGACGCCGTACGCGTCGGGCGCGACCACCGCGTCGAACTCACTCCCGACGTCAGCGCGGGGATCTATCTGCAGGGTGCGACCGAGCACACGCACGGCCTCACCTCGACCCTGCTGTCCACCACGGCGGTGCGGTCCGGCGAGATCCTGGAGTCCCTGATCGCCCACCGCGCGGCCGACTTGGCGGTGCCGGCCGGCTGA
- a CDS encoding ABC transporter ATP-binding protein codes for MSPTYPSGRDVLRESVREQRRDVGLGALLASGHQVGEALVPVLIGVVIDRAVTGSDTGALLLWLGVLAVVYAALALSFRFGAWAGDRSAVRSEHSLRIALVRRVLHPGGGAEDGRLPGALANTATEDAKRVGGVNTAVMYGIASLAGILTCAFVLLRTSVLLGLVVLLGTPVLLWLGHLLSKPLETRSEAEQERAAHASAVAADLVAGLRILKGIGGESAAIDRYRTTSRDSLAATLKAARAQAFQSGMVLALTGCLIAVVALVGGRLAAEGSISLGQLVSAVGLALFLVGPLEVLAWVNAELAQGRASAGRVAEVLATPHAVTAGALSLPTQVRGALRLTGVSHGGLREVDLDIAPGELLGVVATDPAHATDLLRCLARRADPDQGTVELDGVSLRDLDPAEMRTALLVAEHDADLFEGTVRDNVTAAAPESGDPEPAMTAAGVAQVAQTLPEGEDTAVSERGRSLSGGQRQRVALARALAADRPVLVVHDPTTAVDAVTEAGIATGLREVRKGRTTVLVTTSPALLSVTDRVVLLDDGRVTDTASHAHLIARHETYRAAVLA; via the coding sequence GTGAGTCCTACATATCCGTCAGGACGTGACGTCCTGCGGGAGTCGGTCAGGGAGCAACGCCGGGACGTCGGTCTCGGCGCGCTGCTCGCTTCCGGACACCAGGTCGGTGAAGCCCTGGTTCCGGTGCTGATCGGCGTGGTGATCGACCGGGCCGTCACCGGCTCCGACACCGGCGCCCTCCTCCTGTGGCTCGGCGTCCTCGCCGTGGTCTACGCCGCTCTGGCGCTGTCGTTCCGCTTCGGCGCCTGGGCCGGCGACCGGTCCGCGGTCCGCTCCGAACACTCCCTGCGCATCGCCCTCGTACGACGGGTGCTGCACCCCGGCGGTGGCGCCGAGGACGGGCGGCTGCCCGGAGCGCTCGCCAACACCGCGACCGAGGACGCCAAGCGCGTCGGCGGCGTCAACACGGCCGTGATGTACGGGATCGCGTCCCTGGCCGGCATCCTCACCTGCGCCTTCGTCCTACTGCGTACCTCGGTCCTGCTCGGTCTTGTCGTCCTGCTGGGCACACCCGTGCTGCTCTGGCTCGGGCATCTGCTGAGCAAGCCCCTGGAGACCCGCAGCGAGGCCGAGCAGGAGCGCGCGGCACACGCCTCCGCGGTCGCCGCCGACCTGGTGGCCGGCCTCCGGATCCTCAAGGGCATCGGCGGCGAGTCGGCGGCCATCGACCGCTACCGGACCACCAGCCGTGACTCCCTGGCGGCCACGCTGAAGGCGGCCCGCGCGCAGGCCTTCCAGAGCGGCATGGTGCTGGCCCTGACCGGCTGTCTGATCGCCGTGGTCGCGCTGGTCGGTGGACGGCTGGCCGCCGAAGGAAGCATCAGCCTGGGCCAGTTGGTGTCGGCCGTCGGGCTCGCGCTCTTCCTCGTCGGCCCCCTCGAAGTACTCGCCTGGGTCAACGCCGAACTCGCCCAGGGCCGGGCCTCGGCCGGCCGGGTCGCGGAGGTCCTGGCGACCCCGCACGCCGTCACGGCCGGCGCCCTGAGCCTGCCCACCCAGGTGCGCGGCGCGCTGCGGCTGACCGGCGTCAGCCACGGCGGGCTGCGCGAGGTGGACCTGGACATCGCGCCCGGCGAACTGCTCGGCGTGGTCGCGACCGACCCCGCCCACGCCACCGACCTGCTGCGCTGCCTGGCCCGGCGCGCCGACCCCGACCAGGGCACGGTGGAACTGGACGGCGTCTCCCTGCGGGACCTGGACCCCGCCGAGATGCGTACGGCCCTGCTGGTCGCCGAGCACGACGCGGACCTCTTCGAAGGGACCGTCCGCGACAACGTCACGGCCGCCGCGCCCGAGTCCGGCGACCCCGAACCCGCCATGACGGCGGCCGGGGTGGCCCAGGTCGCGCAGACCCTGCCCGAGGGCGAGGACACCGCGGTCAGCGAGCGCGGCCGCTCGCTCTCCGGCGGACAGCGCCAACGGGTGGCGCTCGCCCGCGCGTTGGCGGCCGACCGGCCCGTCCTGGTGGTCCACGATCCGACCACGGCGGTCGACGCCGTGACCGAGGCGGGCATCGCGACCGGCCTGCGCGAGGTCCGCAAGGGCCGCACCACGGTCCTGGTGACCACCAGCCCCGCACTGCTGTCCGTGACCGACCGGGTGGTGCTGCTCGACGACGGACGGGTCACCGACACGGCCTCGCACGCGCACCTGATCGCCCGTCATGAGACCTACCGAGCTGCGGTGTTGGCATGA
- a CDS encoding ABC transporter ATP-binding protein — translation MSETVGDLRGTATTAGRELLPTATQARTRAAVRELIRPHRRLALGGFAMMVVATAVGLLVQPLLGRIVDLVADHRPPGSITLPAVLLVLVALAQGGTTVLGLSLVARLGETALAQLRERFVEKALRLPLEQVEKAGAGDLTARVTRDVSVVGEAVRSALPELARSLLAIVLTLAAMAALDWRFFLAALIAVPVQASTARWYVRNAVPLYAEQRIATGSQQQQLLDTIAGAGTVRAFRLEEEHTARVTRRSSAAVELTLRGVRLVLNFYNRLHVAEYAGLAAVLVTGFLLVRGGSVSIGTATAAALYFHSLFSPVNQALVLLDDAQSATAALARLVGVADEPTPEPSPNGPAPSEPSLSGPSDAHGTVTVTGIHHAYEPGRPVLHDVDLTLRAGERVALVGVSGAGKTTLAKLIAGVHRPTSGSVRVTTDDGVPREGLPVALVTQETHVFAGPLADDLRLARAGATDDELRAALATVDALDWAGALPEGLDTVVGDGGHRLTSAQVQQLALARLVLADPPVAVLDEATAEAGSTGARLLEQAADRAVEGRTALVVAHRLTQAATADRIVVMDAGRIVENGTHDELCAAAGPYASLWAAWSGTRATAGQTPTHPHSPDPTSPVTTSPDTTTVKDH, via the coding sequence ATGAGCGAGACCGTCGGTGACCTGCGTGGCACCGCCACCACAGCGGGCCGGGAGCTGCTGCCCACCGCGACCCAGGCCCGTACCCGTGCGGCCGTACGCGAACTGATACGCCCGCACCGCCGCCTGGCCCTCGGCGGCTTCGCCATGATGGTCGTGGCCACCGCCGTCGGTCTGCTGGTCCAGCCGCTGCTCGGCCGCATCGTGGACCTCGTCGCCGACCACCGCCCGCCGGGGAGCATCACCCTGCCGGCCGTCCTGCTGGTGCTGGTCGCCCTCGCGCAGGGCGGAACGACCGTGCTGGGCCTGTCACTTGTGGCCCGGCTCGGCGAGACCGCCCTCGCACAACTGCGTGAGCGGTTCGTCGAGAAGGCCCTGCGACTGCCCCTGGAGCAGGTGGAGAAGGCGGGAGCGGGCGACCTCACCGCGCGGGTCACCCGGGACGTCTCGGTGGTGGGCGAGGCGGTGCGCTCGGCCCTGCCCGAACTGGCCCGCTCCCTGCTGGCCATCGTGCTCACCCTGGCCGCGATGGCCGCGCTGGACTGGCGGTTCTTCCTCGCGGCACTCATCGCGGTGCCCGTCCAGGCGTCCACGGCCCGCTGGTACGTACGCAACGCCGTGCCGCTCTACGCCGAGCAGCGGATCGCCACCGGGTCCCAGCAGCAGCAGCTGCTGGACACGATCGCGGGCGCCGGGACCGTACGGGCGTTCCGGCTTGAGGAGGAGCACACCGCGCGGGTGACCCGGCGTTCGTCGGCGGCGGTCGAGCTGACCCTGCGCGGGGTACGGCTGGTGCTGAACTTCTACAACCGGCTGCACGTGGCGGAGTACGCCGGACTCGCGGCGGTCCTCGTCACCGGGTTCCTGCTCGTGCGCGGCGGATCGGTTTCCATCGGTACGGCCACGGCCGCCGCGCTCTACTTCCACAGTCTGTTCTCGCCGGTCAACCAGGCGCTCGTCCTCCTCGACGACGCGCAGTCGGCGACGGCCGCGCTCGCCCGCCTGGTCGGGGTCGCCGACGAGCCGACGCCCGAGCCGTCCCCGAACGGGCCGGCCCCGTCCGAACCGTCCCTCTCCGGGCCCTCGGACGCGCACGGCACCGTCACCGTGACAGGCATCCACCACGCCTACGAGCCCGGCCGCCCCGTCCTGCACGACGTCGACCTCACGCTCCGGGCGGGTGAGCGGGTCGCCCTGGTCGGTGTGAGCGGCGCAGGCAAGACCACGCTGGCCAAACTCATCGCGGGCGTGCACCGGCCGACGTCCGGCTCGGTACGCGTGACGACCGACGACGGCGTACCCCGGGAGGGACTGCCGGTCGCGCTGGTCACCCAGGAGACGCATGTCTTCGCCGGACCGCTGGCGGACGATCTGCGGCTCGCGCGGGCCGGTGCCACCGACGACGAACTGCGTGCCGCGCTGGCCACCGTGGACGCTCTCGACTGGGCCGGGGCTCTGCCCGAGGGCCTGGACACGGTCGTCGGCGACGGCGGGCACCGCCTCACCTCCGCCCAGGTCCAGCAGCTCGCCCTGGCGCGGCTGGTGCTGGCCGATCCGCCGGTGGCCGTGCTGGACGAGGCCACGGCCGAAGCGGGCAGCACCGGCGCCCGGCTCCTGGAGCAGGCGGCCGACCGGGCGGTCGAGGGCCGCACGGCGCTGGTCGTCGCGCACCGCCTCACCCAGGCCGCCACCGCGGACCGGATCGTCGTCATGGACGCCGGCCGGATCGTGGAGAACGGCACCCACGACGAGCTGTGCGCCGCGGCCGGCCCCTACGCCTCCCTCTGGGCGGCGTGGTCCGGCACCCGCGCCACGGCCGGACAGACCCCCACGCACCCTCACAGCCCCGACCCCACAAGCCCTGTCACCACCAGCCCTGACACCACCACCGTGAAGGACCACTGA
- a CDS encoding iron-siderophore ABC transporter substrate-binding protein — protein MPGSSRGARLVAALASALLLFTTAAACGSDDDSGSDAAGADKSASANSAFPVTLAHKYGDTTVKSEPKRIVTVGLTDQDAVLALGKVPVGTTEWLGGYKGAIGPWATDKLGSGKTPTVLKDTGTGPQTEKIAALKPDLILAVYGGLTKDQYATLSKFAPVVAQPKQYNDFGVPWQQQTEIIGKALGQESAAKDLVKGVEADFATAAKDNPEFAESTGVMATPYEGIFVFGSQDSRSRVLTDLGFKLPTDLDKVIGDKFGANISKERTDLLDTDAAVWIVGDKAKDEAKLHKNALYGDLDVVKQGREVFVEETSDYGNSVSFVSVLSLPYMLDRLVPQLAAAVDGDTATKVTAPTS, from the coding sequence ATGCCCGGCTCCTCCAGAGGCGCACGCCTTGTCGCGGCGCTCGCCTCCGCGCTCCTCCTGTTCACCACCGCAGCGGCCTGCGGCTCCGACGACGACTCCGGCTCGGACGCGGCGGGCGCCGACAAGTCCGCGTCCGCGAACAGCGCCTTCCCGGTGACCCTGGCCCACAAATACGGCGACACCACCGTCAAGTCCGAGCCGAAGCGGATCGTCACGGTCGGGCTGACCGACCAGGACGCCGTCCTCGCCCTCGGCAAGGTGCCCGTCGGGACCACCGAGTGGCTCGGCGGCTACAAGGGCGCCATCGGCCCCTGGGCCACCGACAAACTGGGCAGCGGGAAGACCCCGACCGTCCTGAAGGACACCGGCACGGGTCCGCAGACGGAGAAGATCGCCGCGCTGAAGCCCGATCTGATCCTCGCGGTCTACGGCGGCCTCACGAAGGACCAGTACGCGACCCTCTCGAAGTTCGCGCCGGTCGTCGCCCAGCCGAAGCAGTACAACGACTTCGGTGTGCCGTGGCAGCAGCAGACCGAGATCATCGGCAAGGCGCTCGGCCAGGAGTCCGCGGCGAAGGACCTGGTGAAGGGCGTCGAGGCCGACTTCGCGACCGCCGCCAAGGACAACCCGGAGTTCGCCGAGTCCACCGGCGTGATGGCGACGCCGTACGAGGGCATCTTCGTCTTCGGCAGCCAGGACTCGCGCTCGCGGGTCCTGACCGACCTCGGTTTCAAACTGCCGACGGACCTAGACAAGGTCATCGGTGACAAGTTCGGTGCCAACATCAGCAAGGAACGCACCGACCTGCTGGACACCGACGCCGCCGTCTGGATCGTCGGCGACAAGGCGAAGGACGAGGCCAAGCTCCACAAGAACGCGCTCTACGGCGACCTGGACGTGGTGAAGCAGGGCCGCGAGGTCTTCGTCGAGGAGACCAGCGACTACGGAAACTCCGTGTCCTTCGTCTCGGTGCTGAGCCTGCCCTACATGCTGGACCGCCTGGTCCCGCAGCTGGCCGCCGCCGTCGACGGCGACACCGCCACGAAGGTGACCGCACCGACCTCTTGA
- a CDS encoding NUDIX hydrolase family protein: MTETTPGWLPHDELEQARARMPILYVEAVPVRVDDSGEVTSIGLLLRMGSGGAVSRALVSGRVLHHERVRDALLRHLEKDLGPVALPRVPASLQPFTVAEYFPTLGDTPFHDPRQHAVSLAYIVPVTGDCRPRQDALDLVWFSPQEASSPMVLNEMPGGHGALLKQALAHVGALS, from the coding sequence ATGACCGAAACCACGCCCGGCTGGCTGCCTCACGACGAGCTTGAGCAGGCGCGCGCCCGCATGCCGATCCTGTATGTCGAGGCCGTGCCGGTGCGCGTCGACGACAGCGGCGAAGTGACCAGCATCGGACTGCTGCTCCGCATGGGGTCGGGCGGGGCGGTCAGCCGCGCGCTCGTCTCCGGCCGGGTGCTGCACCACGAGCGGGTCAGGGACGCCCTGCTGCGCCACCTGGAGAAGGACCTCGGCCCGGTCGCGCTGCCCCGGGTGCCGGCCTCGCTGCAGCCCTTCACCGTCGCCGAGTACTTCCCGACGCTGGGGGACACGCCGTTCCACGACCCGCGCCAGCACGCGGTGTCCCTGGCCTACATCGTGCCGGTGACCGGCGACTGCCGTCCCCGCCAGGACGCCCTCGACCTGGTCTGGTTCAGCCCTCAGGAGGCCTCGTCCCCCATGGTCCTCAACGAGATGCCGGGCGGCCACGGCGCCCTGCTCAAGCAGGCGCTCGCGCATGTGGGCGCCCTGTCCTGA
- a CDS encoding Ldh family oxidoreductase: protein MTDTPTAQPGKVRLPAEALRTFSAALLEKGGLSPEHAATTADVFVWAALRGVDSHGIARVPAYLELLAKGVANANAEIRIESSTPAAAVLDAGRAPGPVALSAAATEAVVRARTTGIASVGVRGTVHTGAIGYYVSKIAEQGMVGLGFVAGMPNMGYPGVKGAAVATSPLAVAVPAAEHAPLLLDMATATIALGKIRQARASGSPLPEGAAATEDGTPTTDPEKAVMPLPLGGAKGAGMSLAFELLTSVLVGAPILTAFHSDDPKGRRHRQNALLIALDPAAFAGAEGFTSAVDATLGTLKGLPAADGGEGVFYPGERSAEVAAERGVRGIPVALGVWRELTENAERFGITPPTPTLTPTA, encoded by the coding sequence ATGACCGACACACCGACCGCCCAGCCGGGCAAGGTCCGCCTCCCCGCCGAAGCGCTGCGTACCTTCTCCGCCGCCCTCCTGGAGAAGGGCGGCCTCAGCCCGGAGCACGCGGCCACCACCGCCGACGTCTTCGTCTGGGCGGCGCTGCGCGGCGTCGACTCCCACGGCATCGCCCGCGTCCCCGCCTATCTGGAACTGCTCGCCAAGGGCGTGGCCAACGCGAACGCCGAGATCAGGATCGAGTCCAGCACGCCCGCCGCGGCCGTCCTGGACGCCGGCCGCGCCCCCGGCCCGGTGGCGCTGAGCGCCGCCGCCACCGAGGCCGTGGTACGGGCGAGGACCACCGGCATCGCCTCCGTCGGTGTGCGCGGCACCGTCCACACCGGCGCCATCGGCTACTACGTCTCGAAGATCGCCGAACAGGGCATGGTCGGACTCGGCTTCGTCGCGGGCATGCCCAACATGGGTTACCCGGGCGTCAAGGGCGCCGCCGTCGCGACCAGCCCGCTCGCCGTCGCCGTACCGGCCGCCGAGCACGCCCCGCTGCTCCTCGACATGGCCACCGCCACCATCGCCCTCGGGAAGATCCGCCAGGCCCGGGCGAGCGGGAGCCCGCTTCCGGAAGGAGCCGCCGCCACCGAGGACGGGACCCCCACCACCGATCCCGAGAAGGCGGTCATGCCGCTGCCGCTGGGCGGCGCCAAGGGGGCGGGCATGTCGCTCGCCTTCGAACTGCTCACCAGCGTGCTCGTCGGCGCGCCGATCCTCACCGCGTTCCACTCGGACGACCCGAAGGGCCGCAGGCACCGCCAGAACGCCCTGCTCATCGCACTCGACCCGGCCGCCTTCGCAGGTGCGGAGGGCTTCACCTCGGCCGTCGACGCCACACTCGGCACCCTCAAGGGGCTGCCGGCGGCGGACGGCGGTGAGGGGGTCTTCTACCCGGGCGAGCGCAGCGCGGAGGTGGCCGCCGAGCGGGGCGTACGGGGGATCCCCGTGGCGCTCGGGGTGTGGCGTGAGCTGACGGAGAACGCCGAGAGGTTCGGGATCACTCCGCCGACGCCCACGCTCACGCCGACGGCCTGA